A region of Rhodanobacteraceae bacterium DNA encodes the following proteins:
- a CDS encoding ABC-type efflux pump permease component YbhS, whose translation MSGSNSQRNARPTPDTGMRRFDAKRLLALVRKESLQALRDPSTLLIAFVLPVVLLLLFAYAVSLDARHVRTGVVLESEDASAQNLAAAFAGTRYLDVTFAHDRRELADKLVSGALRGFVVIPQDFEQRLARRGNEPLVQIVTDGSYPNTANYVENYAKGVVQTWRAGLDAAAPAQAVELEPRYWFNPELESRRALVPGAIAIVMTIIGTMLTALVVAREWERGTMEAVLSTPASVVEILIGKLLPYFVLGMLATLGAAALAIFVFGIPLHGSWFALLLLSAVFMVPALGQGLLISSLARNQFLAAQIALFSGFLPAFMLSGFLFEIDAMPAPIRAITWLIPARYFVASLKTVFLAGDIWSAFVPNLLAMAAIGVLFLVLAKRATRKNLEA comes from the coding sequence ATGAGCGGCTCGAACAGCCAGCGCAACGCCCGCCCGACGCCGGACACCGGGATGCGCCGCTTCGATGCGAAGCGCCTGCTGGCGCTGGTGCGCAAGGAAAGCCTGCAGGCGTTGCGTGATCCTTCCACGCTGCTGATTGCGTTTGTCCTCCCGGTCGTGCTGTTGCTGCTGTTCGCGTACGCGGTATCGCTGGACGCGCGCCACGTGCGCACAGGCGTGGTGCTGGAATCAGAAGATGCGTCGGCGCAAAACCTTGCCGCCGCGTTTGCCGGCACCCGATATCTGGACGTGACCTTCGCGCACGACCGCCGCGAGCTCGCCGACAAGCTCGTGTCGGGCGCGCTGCGCGGCTTCGTCGTGATCCCGCAGGACTTCGAACAGCGCCTCGCGCGCCGGGGCAACGAGCCGCTGGTCCAGATCGTCACCGACGGCTCGTATCCCAACACCGCCAACTACGTGGAGAACTACGCGAAGGGCGTGGTGCAGACCTGGCGCGCGGGCCTCGACGCCGCGGCGCCCGCGCAGGCCGTGGAACTGGAGCCGCGCTACTGGTTCAACCCGGAACTCGAGAGCCGTCGCGCGCTGGTGCCGGGCGCGATCGCGATCGTGATGACCATCATCGGCACCATGCTGACCGCGCTGGTCGTCGCGCGCGAATGGGAGCGCGGCACCATGGAGGCGGTGCTGTCCACGCCCGCGTCGGTGGTCGAAATCCTGATCGGCAAGCTGCTGCCGTACTTCGTGCTCGGCATGCTCGCGACGCTGGGCGCCGCCGCGCTCGCGATCTTCGTCTTCGGCATTCCCCTGCACGGATCATGGTTCGCGCTGCTGCTGCTGTCGGCGGTGTTCATGGTGCCTGCGCTGGGCCAGGGACTGCTGATTTCATCGCTGGCGCGCAACCAGTTCCTCGCCGCGCAGATCGCGCTGTTCTCCGGGTTCCTGCCGGCGTTCATGCTCTCGGGCTTCCTGTTCGAGATCGACGCGATGCCGGCGCCGATCCGCGCCATCACCTGGCTGATCCCGGCCCGCTACTTCGTCGCTTCGCTGAAGACGGTATTCCTCGCGGGCGACATCTGGTCGGCGTTCGTTCCGAATCTCTTGGCCATGGCCGCGATCGGCGTGCTGTTCCTCGTGCTCGCCAAGCGCGCGACGCGCAAGAACCTGGAGGCATGA
- a CDS encoding ABC-type efflux pump permease component YbhR encodes MPSPSRHLAFGRLRAQFVKEVLSVLRDPRSRMVVFMPPMLQLLVFAFAATLTVRNVDVAVYNQDAGRWSSELVQRLDHADFVTHVRHVESGRQLRDLIDRGKVIAALDIPIDFSRAIAAGDTGRVQVLVDGRRSNSGQITVGYLSAIAATVGAEVVPEAETPTPVVVRHWFNPNLTYRWFIVPGLTGILALFSALLITSLSIARERELGTFDQLLVSPTSTLEIIISKSLPALAIGTVLGLLMVTAAVAVFHIPFTGSFALLLVSLVLFILSVVGIGLMISAVSMTQQQAILGAFAIGVPAVLMSGFATPVENMPVVLQWLAQAIPLTHFLVIVEGSFLKAMPPADILASLWPLALIALASLTLATFFVRGRLQ; translated from the coding sequence ATGCCGTCGCCGTCCCGCCACCTCGCCTTCGGCCGCCTGCGCGCGCAGTTCGTCAAGGAAGTGCTGAGCGTGCTGCGCGATCCGCGCAGCCGCATGGTCGTGTTCATGCCGCCGATGCTGCAACTGCTGGTGTTCGCATTCGCGGCGACGCTGACCGTGCGCAACGTCGACGTCGCCGTGTACAACCAGGATGCCGGCCGCTGGTCCAGCGAGCTGGTCCAGCGTCTGGATCACGCCGATTTCGTCACCCACGTGCGGCACGTCGAAAGCGGGCGCCAGCTCCGCGACCTGATCGACCGCGGCAAGGTGATCGCCGCGCTTGACATCCCGATCGACTTTTCGCGCGCGATCGCCGCGGGCGATACCGGACGGGTGCAGGTGCTCGTCGATGGCCGGCGCAGCAACTCCGGCCAGATCACCGTGGGTTACCTTTCCGCCATCGCGGCCACGGTCGGCGCCGAGGTCGTGCCGGAAGCGGAAACGCCGACGCCGGTGGTCGTGCGCCACTGGTTCAACCCGAACCTCACCTACCGCTGGTTCATCGTCCCCGGCCTGACCGGCATCCTCGCGCTGTTCAGCGCGCTCCTCATCACCTCGCTGTCGATCGCGCGCGAACGCGAGCTCGGCACCTTCGACCAGTTGCTGGTTTCGCCTACCTCCACGCTGGAAATCATCATTTCGAAATCGCTGCCGGCGCTCGCGATCGGCACCGTGCTGGGCCTGCTGATGGTCACGGCCGCGGTGGCCGTGTTCCACATTCCCTTCACCGGTTCGTTCGCGCTGCTGCTGGTCAGCCTCGTGCTGTTCATCCTGTCGGTGGTCGGCATCGGGCTGATGATTTCCGCGGTCAGCATGACGCAGCAGCAGGCCATCCTGGGTGCGTTCGCGATCGGCGTGCCGGCGGTCCTGATGTCGGGCTTCGCGACGCCGGTCGAGAACATGCCGGTCGTGCTGCAGTGGCTGGCGCAAGCGATTCCGCTGACGCACTTCCTGGTGATCGTCGAAGGAAGTTTCCTGAAGGCGATGCCGCCCGCCGACATCCTCGCGAGCCTCTGGCCGCTCGCGCTGATCGCGCTCGCCTCGCTCACGCTGGCAACTTTCTTCGTCCGGGGACGACTGCAATGA
- a CDS encoding Outer membrane factor OMF1 associated with YbhGFSR efflux transporter: MTRTEHPATPPTLPLRSHPLRRGRYALPILASVLLSACAVGPQYRAPPPVDTGSGWIRPDANTAAPTDLARWWTTLGDPVLDRLIDKALAENLDLRQAAARIDEARALRDRAAGGRAPVVDAGASVNRRRQSKNGPLPIGEIPGLHATQTIYDAGFDAAWEIDLFGARRRALEAADARLQASEADAEGVRMRVVAEVARTWFDAVGAGRELHVQQATVASLRQTFDLARKRAAAGDVSAADVDAAEAQWAAANAALPGIEARQRAAVLGLAVLLAEPPERELALLDTEPAVITLQAPPTGQRADLLRRRPDVLAAERRLAASTADVGVATADLFPKLSIAAGGGFQALATGDWFDASSRTFSILPLISWRLFDGGRVRAEIRARDAQSRQAALAYEQAVLAALGDAERTLGDYHADMDTLQRREGALEASRRSHGHAEARYAAGDISLFELLADARLLHDAEMAAARAHAAAAVQLVAVYKALGGGWDSSAAPAPTVGPSAR, from the coding sequence ATGACCCGCACCGAACACCCTGCAACCCCGCCCACACTGCCGTTGCGATCCCACCCGCTTCGCCGGGGACGTTACGCCCTGCCGATCCTGGCCAGTGTCCTGCTGTCGGCCTGCGCGGTCGGTCCGCAATATCGCGCGCCGCCGCCGGTCGATACGGGCAGTGGCTGGATTCGTCCGGACGCCAATACGGCCGCGCCGACGGATCTCGCGCGCTGGTGGACGACACTGGGCGATCCCGTGCTCGATCGCCTCATCGACAAGGCCCTCGCGGAAAACCTCGACCTGCGCCAGGCCGCGGCGCGCATCGACGAAGCGCGCGCGCTGCGCGATCGCGCCGCCGGCGGACGCGCGCCGGTCGTCGATGCGGGCGCCAGCGTGAACCGCCGCCGCCAAAGCAAGAACGGTCCGCTGCCCATTGGCGAGATTCCAGGACTCCACGCGACGCAGACCATTTACGACGCCGGCTTCGACGCGGCGTGGGAGATCGACCTGTTCGGCGCCAGGCGCCGCGCGCTGGAAGCCGCCGATGCACGGCTGCAGGCGAGCGAGGCCGATGCCGAAGGCGTGCGGATGCGCGTCGTCGCCGAGGTTGCACGGACCTGGTTCGATGCGGTGGGTGCGGGGCGCGAACTGCACGTGCAGCAGGCAACGGTGGCGTCGCTGCGGCAAACGTTCGACCTCGCGCGCAAACGCGCCGCGGCGGGCGACGTATCCGCAGCCGACGTGGACGCCGCCGAAGCGCAGTGGGCCGCGGCCAATGCCGCGCTGCCGGGTATCGAGGCGCGCCAGCGCGCCGCGGTGCTGGGTCTCGCGGTGTTGCTCGCCGAGCCGCCCGAACGCGAGCTGGCCTTGCTGGACACCGAGCCCGCGGTCATCACGTTGCAGGCGCCGCCTACCGGCCAGCGCGCCGATCTGTTGCGCCGCCGCCCGGATGTGCTCGCCGCCGAACGCCGCCTTGCGGCCAGCACCGCGGACGTGGGCGTCGCCACCGCCGACCTGTTCCCGAAGTTGTCGATCGCCGCGGGCGGCGGTTTCCAGGCGCTTGCCACCGGCGACTGGTTCGATGCGTCCAGCCGCACCTTCTCGATCTTGCCGCTGATTTCCTGGCGGCTCTTCGACGGCGGCCGCGTGCGCGCCGAGATCCGCGCGCGCGATGCGCAAAGCCGGCAAGCCGCGCTGGCCTACGAGCAGGCGGTGCTGGCGGCGCTGGGCGACGCCGAACGCACGCTCGGCGATTACCACGCCGACATGGACACCTTGCAACGTCGCGAGGGCGCGCTCGAAGCATCGCGGCGCAGCCACGGCCACGCCGAGGCGCGCTACGCGGCCGGCGACATTTCGCTGTTCGAGTTGCTGGCGGATGCGCGCCTGCTGCACGACGCCGAGATGGCCGCGGCGCGCGCGCATGCGGCGGCTGCCGTGCAACTGGTCGCCGTTTACAAGGCGCTCGGCGGCGGCTGGGATTCATCCGCCGCGCCGGCACCGACTGTGGGACCAAGCGCACGATGA
- a CDS encoding Ribonucleotide reductase of class II (coenzyme B12-dependent), alpha subunit, whose protein sequence is MTIRINKKIKGYQVLGNEAPSAAPAATPAPVAPAEPVAAEIIQMHEKLERPEILIGATYKIKSPLFEHALYVTINDIVLNAGTEFEMRRPFEIFINSKNMDHFQWIVALTRIMSAVFRKGGDVTFLVEELKAVFDPRGGYFKAGGVYMPSIVAELGAIIEQHLTMIGLLKGAELSDAQKKLIAEKRAAYERKNGKKNAEISTAGEMGGAMVGEDAENHVSPSSSSRRKPGSSASSAAEDASDSAGSFPPGAAMCGKCNTQALVLLDGCQTCLNCGYSKCG, encoded by the coding sequence ATGACCATTCGCATCAACAAGAAGATCAAGGGCTACCAGGTGCTCGGCAACGAGGCGCCTTCCGCCGCGCCAGCCGCAACGCCTGCACCCGTCGCGCCAGCCGAGCCGGTCGCCGCCGAAATCATCCAGATGCACGAGAAACTCGAGCGTCCGGAAATCCTGATCGGGGCCACCTACAAGATCAAATCGCCGCTGTTCGAGCACGCGCTGTACGTCACCATCAACGACATCGTGCTGAACGCCGGCACCGAATTCGAGATGCGCCGCCCCTTCGAGATCTTCATCAACTCGAAGAACATGGACCACTTCCAGTGGATCGTGGCGCTCACCCGCATCATGTCCGCGGTGTTCAGGAAGGGCGGCGACGTCACCTTCCTGGTGGAAGAACTGAAGGCCGTGTTCGACCCGCGCGGCGGCTACTTCAAGGCCGGCGGCGTGTACATGCCCTCGATCGTGGCCGAACTCGGCGCCATCATCGAGCAGCACCTCACGATGATCGGCCTGCTCAAGGGCGCCGAGCTCTCGGATGCGCAGAAGAAGCTGATCGCCGAGAAGCGTGCCGCCTACGAGCGCAAGAACGGAAAAAAAAACGCTGAAATAAGCACCGCCGGCGAAATGGGCGGTGCGATGGTCGGCGAAGACGCCGAAAACCACGTTTCCCCATCGTCGTCATCCCGGCGCAAGCCGGGATCCAGTGCCTCGTCCGCCGCCGAAGACGCATCCGACTCCGCCGGATCCTTCCCGCCCGGCGCCGCGATGTGCGGCAAGTGCAACACCCAGGCGCTGGTGTTGCTCGACGGTTGCCAGACCTGCCTGAACTGCGGTTACTCCAAGTGTGGTTGA